The Verrucomicrobiota bacterium genome includes a window with the following:
- a CDS encoding sulfurtransferase: MTHSPGFLKLVDDAKSRVREISVEEARQRLARLPKPILLDVREDHEWTQGHAVEALHLGKGILERDLEKTVPDPAIEVLMYCGGGFRSALTCDAAQRMGYRNVFSIAGGYKAMTAAGWPVKAPA, from the coding sequence ATGACGCATTCACCCGGTTTTCTCAAACTGGTCGATGACGCCAAATCGCGCGTCCGCGAAATCTCTGTCGAGGAAGCCCGGCAGCGCCTGGCTCGTCTCCCCAAACCAATCCTCCTCGATGTGAGGGAAGATCACGAATGGACCCAAGGCCATGCTGTGGAGGCACTGCATTTGGGCAAGGGCATCCTTGAACGCGACCTTGAGAAAACCGTCCCGGACCCGGCGATTGAAGTCCTCATGTATTGCGGCGGCGGGTTTCGCTCCGCGTTGACTTGTGACGCGGCGCAGCGCATGGGTTACCGGAACGTCTTTTCCATCGCCGGCGGCTACAAAGCCATGACCGCCGCCGGATGGCCTGTCAAAGCTCCCGCCTGA